Proteins from one Salinispora arenicola genomic window:
- a CDS encoding sulfotransferase domain-containing protein gives MINRTIEFTKQHAPNSMRIAARRAQLEARNTTKRLAVPVVSRCEFDNIYHCTVLKTGSQWIKALFSDSTVYRHSGLLPYDPRFYRRRTAPVIPSGRAALALFRSYSQFQEISKPGTYRAFFVVRDPRDIVVSSYFSLRNSHAPMGDIPKARKDLQERSKREGMRYVISRLTKQNLFQQLRSWAVAPNSETIRLFRYEDLTGGQQADEVDRLMRHCGISLPPSELEALLSRYSFSRMRKDQEIPGKIPHYRNGKAGDWRNHFDDELHRAFSAATGDLVELLGYPARDQVS, from the coding sequence ATGATCAATCGTACGATTGAATTCACCAAACAACACGCGCCCAATTCTATGCGTATCGCGGCGCGACGCGCGCAACTCGAGGCTCGCAACACGACAAAGCGCCTGGCAGTACCAGTGGTCAGCAGATGCGAATTCGATAACATCTACCACTGCACGGTACTCAAAACCGGCAGTCAATGGATAAAGGCCCTGTTCAGCGATTCAACCGTCTACCGCCATTCCGGCCTACTACCCTATGACCCACGCTTCTACCGGCGACGCACGGCGCCGGTCATCCCATCCGGCCGTGCCGCCCTAGCCCTCTTCCGTTCCTACTCGCAGTTCCAGGAAATTTCGAAGCCCGGCACCTACCGCGCGTTCTTCGTCGTTCGTGACCCGCGCGACATCGTCGTTTCGAGCTACTTCTCCCTGCGAAACTCCCACGCACCGATGGGGGACATCCCGAAGGCCCGAAAAGACCTACAGGAGAGGTCCAAGAGGGAAGGGATGCGCTATGTCATCAGTCGCCTCACCAAACAGAACCTCTTCCAGCAGCTTCGATCGTGGGCGGTCGCTCCGAACTCCGAGACCATCCGCCTGTTCCGTTATGAGGACCTGACCGGCGGGCAGCAGGCGGACGAGGTGGATCGACTGATGCGGCACTGTGGGATCAGCCTACCGCCGTCCGAACTGGAGGCCCTGCTCTCTCGCTACAGCTTCTCCAGGATGCGTAAGGACCAGGAGATCCCGGGAAAGATTCCCCATTACCGGAATGGCAAGGCCGGCGATTGGCGCAATCACTTTGATGACGAGCTGCACCGGGCATTCTCCGCAGCGACGGGCGACCTCGTCGAACTTCTCGGCTATCCGGCCCGGGACCAGGTTTCCTGA
- a CDS encoding DEAD/DEAH box helicase, with translation MTLTAALPASADPDTLYDAFAGWASARGLDLYPHQEEAVIEIVSGANVIMNTPTGSGKSLVAIAAHFAALADDRTTFYTAPIKALVSEKFFALCEVFGADNVGMLTGDASVNPDAPIICCTAEILANLALREGARADVGQVIMDEFHFYSEPDRGWAWQVPLIELPQAQFVLMSATLGDTTRFVADLTRRTGRATAVVRTAERPVPLLFSYAMTPLHETLEELLETREAPVYVVHFTQAAALERAQALMSVNVCTRAEKDMIAAAIGNFRFTSGFGRTLSRLVRHGIGVHHAGMLPKYRRLVETLAQAGLLKVICGTDTLGVGINVPIRTVLFTGLSKYDGTRTRLLKAREFHQIAGRAGRAGFDTLGRVVVQAPEHVIENEKALAKAGDDPKKRRKVVRKKPPEGSIGWGKPTFERLVEAEPEPLASSFQVSHSMLLNVIGRPGDAFAAMRHLLTDNHEDRAAQRRHIRRAIAIYRALRAGGVVEELPEPDESGRRARLTVDLQLDFALNQPLSPLALATIELLDRESPAYALDVLSVIESILDDPRQVLSAQQFKARGEAVAAMKAEGIEYEARLELLDEVTWPRPLAELLENAYEMYRQGHPWVADHQLSPKSVVRDMYERAMTFGEFVQFYGLTRSEGLVLRYLADAYKTLRHTVPEDAKTEELVDLIEWLGELVRQVDSSLIDEWERLRNPSDVDEVAVALDDQPTAVTSNTRAFRVLVRNALFRRVELAALRRWDELGELDGAAGWDAAAWEDALEPYFEEYPEIGIGPNARGPALLLIAQGNATWTVRQILDDPEGDHDWGVSAEVDLAASDEAGAAVIRITEVGQLGA, from the coding sequence ATGACACTTACCGCCGCGCTGCCGGCCAGCGCCGACCCCGACACCCTGTACGACGCGTTCGCCGGTTGGGCGTCCGCCCGCGGCCTCGATCTCTACCCGCACCAGGAGGAGGCGGTCATCGAGATCGTTTCCGGTGCGAACGTGATCATGAATACGCCGACCGGATCCGGTAAGAGCCTGGTCGCGATCGCAGCGCACTTCGCCGCACTGGCCGACGACCGGACAACCTTCTACACGGCCCCGATCAAGGCGCTGGTGTCGGAGAAGTTCTTCGCGCTCTGCGAGGTGTTCGGGGCCGACAACGTCGGCATGCTCACCGGTGATGCCAGCGTGAACCCGGACGCGCCGATCATCTGCTGTACCGCCGAGATCCTGGCCAACCTCGCGCTGCGGGAGGGTGCCCGCGCCGATGTCGGGCAGGTGATCATGGACGAGTTCCACTTCTACAGCGAGCCGGACCGGGGCTGGGCGTGGCAGGTACCACTGATCGAGCTGCCGCAGGCACAGTTCGTCCTGATGTCCGCCACGCTCGGGGACACCACCCGGTTCGTCGCCGACCTCACCCGCCGCACCGGGCGCGCGACCGCCGTCGTCCGCACCGCCGAACGACCGGTCCCGCTTCTCTTCTCGTACGCGATGACGCCGCTACACGAGACCCTCGAGGAGTTGCTGGAGACCCGCGAGGCCCCGGTGTACGTCGTGCACTTCACGCAGGCTGCCGCCCTGGAACGCGCCCAGGCGCTGATGAGCGTCAACGTGTGTACCCGGGCCGAGAAGGACATGATCGCCGCAGCGATCGGGAACTTCCGTTTCACCTCCGGATTCGGACGGACGCTGTCGCGTCTGGTGCGCCACGGCATCGGTGTGCACCACGCCGGGATGCTGCCCAAGTACCGCCGCCTGGTGGAGACGTTGGCCCAGGCCGGGCTTCTCAAGGTCATCTGCGGCACGGACACCCTCGGGGTTGGCATCAACGTACCGATCCGCACCGTGCTCTTCACCGGTCTGTCGAAGTACGACGGAACCCGGACCCGGCTGCTCAAGGCCCGCGAGTTCCACCAGATCGCCGGACGCGCCGGGCGGGCCGGCTTCGACACCCTCGGCCGGGTTGTGGTGCAGGCCCCGGAGCACGTCATCGAGAACGAGAAGGCCCTGGCGAAGGCCGGCGACGACCCGAAGAAGCGCCGTAAGGTCGTCCGGAAGAAGCCGCCGGAGGGGTCGATCGGCTGGGGTAAGCCCACCTTCGAGCGCCTGGTCGAGGCCGAGCCGGAGCCGCTGGCCTCCAGCTTCCAGGTCAGCCACTCGATGCTGCTCAACGTCATCGGCCGTCCGGGCGACGCGTTCGCGGCGATGCGGCACCTGCTCACCGACAACCACGAAGACCGCGCCGCCCAGCGACGACACATCCGCCGGGCCATCGCCATCTACCGGGCGCTGCGGGCCGGCGGCGTCGTCGAAGAGCTACCCGAGCCGGACGAGTCCGGCCGGCGGGCGCGACTCACCGTCGACCTCCAGCTCGACTTCGCCCTCAACCAGCCGCTGTCGCCTCTCGCCCTGGCGACAATCGAGCTCCTCGACCGCGAGTCCCCGGCCTACGCCCTGGATGTGCTCAGCGTGATCGAGTCGATCCTCGACGACCCGCGGCAGGTGCTGTCCGCGCAGCAGTTCAAGGCCCGCGGTGAGGCGGTCGCCGCGATGAAGGCCGAGGGCATCGAGTACGAAGCACGCCTGGAACTGCTCGACGAGGTCACCTGGCCCAGGCCCCTCGCCGAGCTGCTGGAGAACGCGTACGAGATGTATCGCCAGGGGCACCCCTGGGTGGCCGACCACCAACTCTCCCCCAAGTCCGTTGTCCGGGACATGTACGAGCGGGCGATGACCTTCGGCGAATTCGTCCAGTTCTACGGGTTGACCCGGTCGGAGGGCCTGGTCCTGCGGTACCTCGCCGACGCGTACAAGACGCTCCGGCACACCGTCCCCGAGGACGCCAAGACCGAGGAGTTGGTCGACCTCATCGAGTGGCTGGGCGAGTTGGTCCGCCAGGTCGACTCCAGCCTCATCGACGAGTGGGAGCGGCTGCGCAACCCGTCCGACGTCGACGAGGTCGCCGTCGCCCTGGACGACCAGCCCACTGCGGTGACCAGCAACACCCGGGCCTTCCGGGTGCTGGTGCGCAACGCACTGTTCCGCCGGGTGGAGTTGGCCGCCCTGCGCCGCTGGGACGAGCTGGGCGAGCTGGACGGCGCCGCCGGCTGGGACGCCGCCGCCTGGGAAGACGCCCTGGAACCGTACTTCGAGGAGTACCCGGAGATCGGTATCGGGCCGAACGCCCGCGGGCCGGCGCTGCTGCTGATCGCGCAGGGCAACGC
- the trmB gene encoding tRNA (guanosine(46)-N7)-methyltransferase TrmB, giving the protein MTITDFHPTAPARSIRTFHPRRGRMSPRQTGALQRLWPRYGLTVPKVPGTPVEPDVLFPRRAPLVLEIGSGMGDATVAMASADPDRDYLAVEVHTPGIANLLDLVEQQSLSNVRVAEGDALDLVSGLPADSLDAVHIFFPDPWPKSRHHKRRIIQPGHVALLRSRLAAGGTLHCATDWAEYAEAMRRTLDADPGLVNPHDGFAPRPAHRPVTRFERRALAAGRPVADLVYRRC; this is encoded by the coding sequence GTGACCATCACCGACTTCCACCCCACCGCGCCCGCGCGGAGTATCCGGACGTTCCACCCGCGACGCGGCCGGATGTCGCCGCGCCAAACCGGGGCGCTGCAACGGCTGTGGCCGCGCTATGGCCTGACCGTCCCGAAGGTGCCCGGCACTCCGGTGGAGCCGGATGTCCTGTTCCCGCGCCGGGCGCCCCTGGTGCTGGAGATCGGTTCCGGGATGGGCGACGCCACCGTGGCGATGGCCTCCGCCGATCCCGATCGAGACTATCTGGCGGTCGAGGTGCACACGCCGGGAATCGCCAACCTCCTCGACCTGGTGGAGCAACAGTCCCTGAGCAACGTCCGGGTCGCCGAGGGCGACGCGTTGGACCTGGTCAGCGGCCTGCCCGCGGATTCACTCGACGCGGTGCACATCTTCTTCCCGGACCCGTGGCCAAAATCCCGCCATCACAAACGGCGCATCATCCAGCCCGGTCACGTCGCCCTGCTGCGCTCCCGGCTGGCGGCCGGTGGCACGCTGCACTGCGCGACGGACTGGGCCGAATACGCCGAGGCCATGCGGCGGACTCTGGACGCCGATCCCGGGTTGGTGAACCCGCACGACGGGTTCGCGCCACGCCCCGCGCACCGCCCGGTGACCAGGTTCGAACGCCGCGCCCTGGCCGCCGGCCGACCGGTGGCCGACCTGGTCTACCGCCGCTGCTGA
- a CDS encoding class F sortase, translating into MTTSRTARPAGRRAGRSPWVLPLAVLLVLAGVFAVGAGLGRTAGPLDWASTAGIAGSGRGEGQAPTVSRPVRLAVPAIGVAAPIMPVGQARDGSIAVPPLERAHETGWYDRGPAPGESGPAVIVGHVDTRRGPSVFVDLHRLRPGDTVEVTRADGSAVEFRVDSVERFPKDRLPADRVYGDAGPAGLRLITCGGTWVGGRTGYADNVIAFATMTGTRRGDD; encoded by the coding sequence ATGACCACGTCCCGCACCGCTCGCCCGGCCGGCCGACGGGCCGGCCGCAGCCCGTGGGTTCTTCCACTCGCCGTGTTGCTGGTGCTGGCGGGGGTCTTCGCCGTCGGTGCCGGGCTTGGACGGACCGCGGGCCCGTTGGACTGGGCGAGCACGGCGGGTATCGCCGGCTCCGGTCGCGGCGAAGGGCAGGCGCCAACCGTCAGTCGACCGGTCCGTCTCGCCGTTCCCGCGATCGGCGTCGCCGCACCGATCATGCCGGTGGGACAGGCCCGGGACGGCTCGATCGCCGTTCCTCCGCTGGAGCGGGCCCACGAGACCGGCTGGTACGACCGGGGGCCGGCTCCCGGCGAGTCGGGGCCGGCGGTCATCGTCGGTCACGTTGACACCAGGCGCGGTCCGTCGGTCTTCGTCGATCTGCACCGGCTTCGCCCCGGCGACACGGTCGAGGTGACCCGCGCCGACGGCTCGGCGGTGGAGTTCCGGGTCGACTCGGTGGAGCGCTTCCCCAAGGACCGACTCCCCGCCGACCGAGTGTACGGCGACGCCGGGCCGGCTGGGCTGCGCCTGATCACCTGCGGTGGGACCTGGGTGGGGGGCCGTACCGGCTACGCCGACAACGTCATCGCCTTCGCCACGATGACGGGAACCAGGCGTGGTGACGACTGA